From a single Microbacterium murale genomic region:
- a CDS encoding tautomerase family protein, protein MPNIRVELLPGRTVDQRRAFAAAVTSAAVDALGAQREHVRIMFEEVAADFVANGGVLASEDDDRATAVARAASHSA, encoded by the coding sequence ATGCCGAACATCAGAGTGGAACTGCTCCCCGGACGCACTGTCGATCAGCGCCGCGCCTTCGCTGCGGCAGTCACATCCGCTGCAGTCGACGCCCTCGGCGCGCAGCGCGAGCACGTGCGGATCATGTTCGAAGAGGTCGCCGCCGACTTCGTCGCCAACGGCGGCGTGCTGGCGAGTGAGGACGACGACCGCGCCACCGCCGTGGCCCGCGCGGCATCCCACTCAGCCTGA
- a CDS encoding NUDIX hydrolase, protein MDLRVAAYAVVTDDDDRVLLARWTEGRRVAWTMPGGGLEPGEDPEDAVRREVREETGYTVHVQGLLGIHSRVIPAGRRVKKSGAPLHTLRIVYRAKISGGKLRFEENGSTDMAGWFSLPALAELQRVKLVDIALRMAEIL, encoded by the coding sequence ATGGATCTGCGCGTTGCAGCATATGCGGTCGTCACCGATGACGACGACAGGGTGCTGCTCGCCCGGTGGACCGAGGGCCGCCGCGTCGCATGGACGATGCCAGGCGGTGGGCTCGAACCCGGGGAGGATCCCGAAGACGCTGTTCGTCGTGAAGTCCGCGAGGAGACCGGCTACACCGTGCACGTACAAGGGCTTCTCGGCATCCATTCGAGAGTGATACCCGCCGGCCGACGTGTGAAGAAGTCGGGCGCACCGCTGCACACCCTGCGAATCGTGTACCGCGCCAAGATCAGCGGGGGAAAGCTGCGCTTCGAGGAGAACGGCTCCACCGACATGGCGGGTTGGTTCTCGCTGCCCGCACTGGCGGAGCTGCAGAGAGTGAAGCTCGTCGACATCGCGCTGCGGATGGCGGAAATTCTCTGA
- a CDS encoding aminoacyl-tRNA deacylase, with the protein MGSGVEVASQHARVRDAAAARGLDIEIRERPKANSLHEAAALLGLDPSGIVKTLVVKRADDTYLFALVPGGRSISWPKLRAVVGVNKLRLPEAELALAATGYERGTIVPIGSTTDWPIYADESIVGQRVAMGAGAHGYSLFVDADDLIDAYGATVADITVPEQPRD; encoded by the coding sequence ATCGGCTCAGGGGTCGAAGTCGCGTCGCAGCACGCGCGCGTGCGGGATGCCGCGGCGGCCCGCGGTCTCGACATCGAGATCCGCGAGCGTCCGAAGGCGAACAGCCTGCATGAGGCGGCGGCACTGCTCGGTCTCGACCCGTCAGGCATCGTCAAGACGCTCGTCGTCAAGCGCGCCGATGACACCTACCTCTTCGCACTCGTGCCAGGCGGGCGATCGATCTCGTGGCCGAAGCTGCGCGCCGTCGTCGGCGTGAACAAGCTGCGCCTGCCCGAGGCCGAACTCGCACTGGCCGCGACCGGATACGAGCGTGGCACGATCGTTCCCATCGGCAGCACCACCGACTGGCCGATCTATGCCGATGAGTCGATCGTCGGCCAGCGCGTCGCCATGGGCGCGGGCGCACACGGTTACAGCCTCTTCGTCGATGCGGACGACCTGATCGACGCCTACGGCGCGACGGTCGCCGATATCACCGTGCCGGAGCAGCCGCGCGACTGA
- a CDS encoding DNA helicase, whose translation MSISRKRKKQLRRLQKDANELWESQQVVVGHAADVAREAGRQLSGLGREQVVPVVQDAYNHRIAPTVNRGVKFGRHVVDDKVVPIIGGVVGSALTAWDVANAKRQGLEFANGRIVKKKQGPGIGSVIAIILGAAAAVGVLYAAWQALRTDDELWVADDPLSAPDA comes from the coding sequence GTGAGCATTAGCCGCAAGCGCAAAAAGCAACTGCGTCGCCTCCAGAAGGACGCCAACGAGCTGTGGGAATCGCAGCAGGTCGTGGTCGGACACGCAGCCGATGTCGCCCGCGAGGCCGGCCGTCAGCTCAGTGGCCTCGGTCGTGAGCAGGTGGTTCCCGTCGTTCAGGACGCCTACAACCATCGGATCGCCCCGACTGTGAATCGCGGCGTGAAGTTCGGTCGCCACGTCGTGGACGACAAGGTCGTCCCGATCATCGGCGGCGTCGTCGGCTCCGCCCTCACGGCGTGGGATGTGGCGAACGCCAAGCGCCAGGGACTCGAGTTCGCCAACGGACGCATCGTGAAGAAGAAGCAGGGTCCGGGCATCGGCTCGGTCATCGCGATCATCCTCGGCGCGGCTGCGGCCGTCGGCGTTCTCTACGCCGCATGGCAGGCACTGCGCACGGACGACGAGCTCTGGGTCGCGGACGACCCGCTCTCCGCACCCGACGCGTGA
- a CDS encoding peptidylprolyl isomerase produces the protein MAQHSHVATLHTNHGDIVVNLFGDHAPKTVKNFVGLSDGTQEWTDPATGKPGDGALYTDVIFHRIIPNFMIQGGDPLGQGVGGPGYNFDDEINMELNFNEPYILAMANAGLRRNAITGKAEGTNGSQFFITTDPTPWLQGKHTIFGEVADDASKKVVDAIAAVPTAAGDKPLEDVVLQSVDIVAV, from the coding sequence ATGGCTCAGCATTCACATGTCGCAACCCTGCACACCAACCACGGCGACATCGTCGTCAACCTCTTCGGCGACCACGCTCCGAAGACGGTCAAGAACTTCGTCGGCCTGTCCGACGGCACCCAGGAGTGGACCGACCCCGCAACGGGCAAGCCCGGCGACGGTGCCCTGTACACGGACGTCATCTTCCACCGCATCATCCCGAACTTCATGATCCAGGGCGGCGACCCGCTCGGTCAGGGCGTCGGCGGCCCCGGCTACAACTTCGACGACGAGATCAACATGGAGCTCAACTTCAACGAGCCCTACATCCTCGCCATGGCCAACGCGGGCCTGCGCCGCAACGCGATCACCGGCAAGGCCGAGGGCACGAACGGCTCGCAGTTCTTCATCACGACCGACCCGACCCCGTGGCTGCAGGGCAAGCACACGATCTTCGGTGAGGTTGCGGATGACGCCTCCAAGAAGGTTGTCGACGCGATCGCCGCTGTTCCCACCGCCGCCGGCGACAAGCCGCTGGAGGACGTCGTCCTCCAGTCGGTCGACATCGTTGCCGTCTGA
- a CDS encoding rhomboid family intramembrane serine protease: MTTPEFTSNRDNFCYRHPDRQSFVLCQRCMRTICPECQTQAAVGVICPECMKAERSNRTPAQKRAQRQWGRGARSRGSIATVQSGRPLMTYGIIAVTAFVGLLQLVPGLNITGLFEFWVGYLFPELSGAPFQPWRLITAALVHSGIWHIGLNMLALWMIGRSLEPMLGRWRFLALYVLGGIGGSVAVGILSPGSATVGASGAVFSLFGALLVIGLHLGANMTGLFVLLGINLVIGFIPGFNIAWQAHVGGAVVGALVGLIVLRTRKREQRVWQILLLIALAAVLLVAVFVIPPLLVGAV; this comes from the coding sequence ATGACGACACCCGAGTTCACGAGCAATCGTGACAACTTCTGCTACCGCCATCCGGATCGGCAGAGCTTCGTGCTCTGCCAGCGGTGCATGCGCACCATCTGCCCCGAGTGCCAGACGCAGGCGGCCGTCGGCGTCATCTGCCCGGAGTGCATGAAGGCCGAGCGCAGCAATCGCACACCCGCGCAGAAGCGCGCGCAGCGGCAGTGGGGCCGGGGTGCTCGCTCTCGCGGGTCGATCGCCACCGTTCAGTCCGGCCGGCCGTTGATGACCTACGGGATCATCGCGGTGACCGCGTTCGTCGGCTTGCTTCAGCTGGTTCCGGGACTCAACATCACCGGGCTCTTCGAGTTCTGGGTCGGCTACCTCTTCCCCGAGCTCTCCGGGGCGCCGTTCCAGCCCTGGCGTCTGATCACCGCAGCCTTGGTGCACAGCGGCATCTGGCATATCGGTCTGAACATGCTCGCGCTGTGGATGATCGGCCGCAGCCTCGAGCCCATGCTCGGACGATGGCGCTTCCTCGCGCTCTACGTTCTCGGCGGTATCGGCGGATCAGTCGCCGTCGGAATCCTCTCCCCGGGGTCCGCGACGGTCGGCGCGTCCGGCGCAGTGTTCTCGCTCTTCGGAGCGCTGCTGGTGATCGGCCTGCACCTGGGCGCCAATATGACCGGACTGTTCGTGCTGCTCGGCATCAACCTGGTGATCGGCTTCATCCCTGGCTTCAACATCGCATGGCAGGCGCATGTGGGAGGAGCCGTCGTCGGTGCGCTGGTCGGACTGATCGTGCTCCGCACCCGCAAGCGGGAGCAGCGCGTCTGGCAGATCCTTCTCCTGATCGCCCTCGCCGCCGTTCTCCTCGTCGCGGTCTTCGTCATCCCGCCCCTCCTCGTCGGCGCCGTCTGA
- a CDS encoding cell division protein CrgA yields the protein MARDRKSEEPAVERAEGEAAPNAVWFKPVMLGFMLLGLVWILVFYISGMQFPVPGIGSWNLAIGLGIALIGFLMTTRWR from the coding sequence ATGGCACGAGACCGTAAGAGCGAAGAACCCGCTGTCGAGCGCGCTGAAGGCGAGGCGGCACCGAACGCCGTGTGGTTCAAGCCGGTGATGCTCGGCTTCATGCTGCTGGGACTCGTGTGGATCCTGGTGTTCTACATCTCGGGCATGCAGTTCCCTGTTCCGGGCATCGGTTCATGGAACCTGGCCATCGGCCTCGGCATCGCGCTGATCGGGTTCCTCATGACGACGCGCTGGCGCTAA
- a CDS encoding class E sortase, with translation MSASGAAATVPARRPRRASRATFTSVLGELLLTAGVLVLLFVAWQMWIGDIIIAAQNNEEGAAVSEQLAQEPAPEPPPLVEADDGTTYYEPPIPAAPADAQWFAQMHVPRFGTDYNVGIYGGTSRARTLDNLGIGVYTNSKMPGEVGNFSLAGHRTTWGKPFNQLDKLKLNDAIVVETPDGWYTYRFRTLEYVKPSQVDVLLDVPQAPQLTTGERYITLTACSPLYSLDERIVAYGVFENFQPRAEGAPDSLSPVAPATPSAEGAS, from the coding sequence ATGAGTGCATCTGGGGCGGCCGCGACCGTGCCCGCCCGCCGGCCTCGTCGAGCATCCCGGGCGACCTTCACGAGTGTGCTCGGGGAACTGCTGCTGACGGCCGGAGTGCTCGTTCTTCTCTTCGTCGCCTGGCAGATGTGGATCGGTGACATCATCATCGCTGCACAGAACAACGAAGAGGGCGCGGCCGTCTCAGAACAGCTCGCGCAGGAACCGGCACCTGAGCCTCCTCCGCTCGTCGAAGCCGACGACGGCACCACCTACTACGAACCTCCGATACCCGCAGCGCCCGCCGACGCACAGTGGTTCGCCCAGATGCACGTCCCGCGCTTCGGCACGGACTACAACGTCGGCATCTACGGCGGCACCAGCCGTGCGCGCACTCTCGACAACCTGGGGATCGGCGTCTACACGAACTCGAAGATGCCGGGCGAGGTCGGCAACTTCTCCTTGGCCGGTCACCGGACGACGTGGGGCAAGCCTTTCAACCAGCTCGACAAGCTGAAGCTGAACGACGCGATCGTGGTCGAAACGCCCGATGGCTGGTACACCTATCGCTTCCGTACGCTCGAATACGTGAAGCCGTCGCAAGTCGATGTACTCCTCGACGTGCCGCAGGCGCCGCAGCTGACGACAGGCGAGCGCTACATCACATTGACCGCGTGTTCGCCGCTGTACTCTCTGGACGAGCGGATCGTCGCCTACGGGGTGTTCGAGAACTTCCAACCGCGCGCAGAGGGCGCACCCGATTCGTTGTCGCCGGTCGCTCCCGCGACACCGTCCGCCGAGGGGGCTTCCTGA
- a CDS encoding anthranilate synthase component II: MSVRVLVVDNHDSFVHTLVGYLRELGSRVELIEADAADAAGFARLLPAFDAVLLSPGPGRPRDAGASVDIVALAAERRMPLLGVCLGHQAIGTAFGAEVSEAPELMHGMVSAVAHDGSALFDGIPSPFDVGRYHSLAIAETDLPTELGVTARTASGTVMAMTHRELPIHGVQFHPESVLTPHGYRLLANWLAQVGYPDAVEVSSRLHPLAR; encoded by the coding sequence GTGAGCGTACGGGTGCTGGTCGTCGACAATCACGACAGTTTCGTGCACACGCTCGTCGGGTATCTGCGAGAGCTCGGGTCGCGCGTCGAACTGATCGAAGCGGATGCTGCGGACGCCGCGGGCTTCGCCCGCCTCCTGCCCGCCTTCGACGCGGTGCTGCTCTCGCCGGGCCCCGGCCGGCCACGGGACGCCGGGGCGTCAGTCGACATCGTCGCGCTCGCCGCTGAGCGCCGCATGCCGCTGCTCGGGGTCTGTCTCGGGCATCAGGCGATCGGCACCGCATTCGGCGCAGAAGTGTCCGAAGCGCCGGAACTCATGCACGGCATGGTTTCCGCAGTCGCCCACGATGGCTCTGCCCTGTTCGACGGCATCCCCTCGCCCTTCGATGTCGGGCGGTATCACTCGCTCGCGATCGCCGAGACCGACCTTCCCACGGAGCTCGGCGTCACTGCGCGAACGGCATCCGGAACCGTGATGGCGATGACGCATCGTGAGCTGCCGATCCACGGAGTTCAGTTCCACCCGGAGAGCGTGCTCACCCCTCACGGCTACCGCCTGCTGGCCAACTGGCTGGCGCAGGTCGGTTATCCGGATGCCGTCGAAGTTTCATCCCGACTGCATCCGCTCGCACGCTAG
- the pknB gene encoding Stk1 family PASTA domain-containing Ser/Thr kinase, which yields MSAEPRIIAERYRVDELIGRGGMAKVYRGYDITLGREVAIKILDPDLARDTAFRTRFRLEAQAASRMSHPSIVRVFDAGDPTSAPHGVPAGSAGSEPYIVMELVQGRQLKEIIAEGPVPVEDAVRYVDGILEALDYSHRAGVVHRDIKPGNVMVTAAGKVKVMDFGIARAVSDSSSTVAETTQIIGTAAYFSPEQAKGEPVDARADLYSTGIVLYELLTGRQPFRGESPVAVAYQHVSETPLAPTEVNDQSPGALDPIVLRALAKDPYQRYPDAAHFRAALDDAVAGKAPSKKQLGALTSELYGPSPRQAQETARSLRQLSSDTTMTRTQSGPPVVWIWAGVALLAVLLISVLVWVLTMPRGEQIPTSSRTVPDLIDVSYERAQEDLEALDLQSTLVYEASPSVTENNVIRTDPEAGQSVEAGQRVTIYVSSGTETVEAPPLVGLSQTAAKEALSKAGLALGNVIQRNDPDSAADTVLEASVEAGAEVAPKTVVNLVVASGLVTLPDVSGWTVDAATAKLEELGLTAVATEQADCPATDPTTVVSMSVAPGDVPVHSEVLLRYCSAPAK from the coding sequence GTGTCCGCAGAGCCGCGCATCATCGCTGAGCGATACCGCGTGGACGAACTCATCGGCCGGGGCGGCATGGCGAAGGTCTATCGTGGCTACGACATCACGCTCGGACGTGAGGTCGCCATCAAGATCCTCGATCCTGATCTCGCGCGGGATACGGCGTTCCGCACGCGTTTCCGCCTGGAGGCGCAGGCGGCGTCCCGCATGTCGCACCCCTCGATCGTGCGCGTCTTCGACGCCGGCGATCCCACTTCCGCACCGCACGGCGTCCCCGCCGGATCCGCCGGCAGCGAGCCGTACATCGTCATGGAGCTGGTCCAAGGTCGCCAGTTGAAGGAGATCATCGCCGAGGGTCCGGTCCCCGTCGAGGACGCGGTGCGCTATGTCGACGGCATCCTCGAAGCACTCGACTACTCGCACCGCGCAGGTGTCGTTCACCGCGACATCAAACCGGGCAACGTCATGGTCACTGCCGCCGGCAAGGTCAAGGTCATGGACTTCGGCATCGCCCGCGCCGTGTCCGACTCGTCCTCGACGGTCGCCGAGACCACTCAGATCATCGGCACTGCGGCATACTTCTCGCCGGAACAGGCCAAGGGCGAACCTGTCGATGCACGCGCCGACCTCTACTCGACCGGCATCGTGCTCTATGAGCTGCTTACCGGACGACAGCCGTTCCGCGGCGAATCACCTGTGGCGGTCGCCTACCAGCACGTGAGCGAGACGCCGCTGGCTCCGACCGAGGTGAACGACCAATCCCCTGGTGCTCTCGATCCGATCGTGCTGCGCGCCCTCGCGAAGGATCCCTATCAGCGGTATCCGGATGCCGCGCACTTCCGCGCGGCACTCGATGACGCCGTCGCGGGCAAGGCGCCGAGCAAGAAGCAGCTCGGTGCGCTCACCAGCGAACTCTACGGCCCGAGCCCTCGTCAGGCGCAGGAGACCGCGCGTTCGCTGCGTCAGCTCAGCAGCGACACCACGATGACGCGCACGCAGTCCGGACCGCCGGTGGTGTGGATCTGGGCGGGCGTCGCCCTGCTGGCGGTGCTGCTCATCTCGGTGCTGGTGTGGGTGCTCACGATGCCGCGCGGCGAGCAGATTCCCACGTCGTCGCGCACCGTCCCCGACCTGATCGATGTGTCGTACGAACGCGCGCAGGAAGACCTCGAGGCTCTCGACCTCCAGTCCACGCTGGTCTACGAGGCGAGCCCGAGCGTCACCGAGAACAACGTCATCCGTACCGACCCGGAGGCGGGCCAGTCCGTCGAGGCCGGTCAGCGGGTCACGATCTACGTCTCCTCAGGTACAGAGACGGTTGAGGCCCCTCCGCTCGTCGGGCTCTCGCAGACGGCGGCGAAGGAAGCCTTGAGCAAGGCCGGCCTCGCACTCGGCAATGTGATTCAGCGCAATGATCCGGACAGCGCCGCCGACACCGTGCTCGAAGCGAGCGTGGAGGCCGGTGCTGAGGTCGCGCCCAAGACTGTCGTCAACCTTGTCGTCGCCAGCGGCCTGGTCACGCTGCCCGACGTCTCCGGTTGGACGGTGGATGCGGCGACCGCGAAGCTCGAGGAGCTCGGACTCACCGCGGTCGCGACCGAGCAGGCCGATTGCCCCGCCACAGATCCGACGACCGTCGTCTCGATGTCCGTGGCCCCCGGCGACGTTCCCGTGCACTCCGAGGTGCTGCTGCGGTACTGCAGCGCCCCCGCGAAGTGA
- a CDS encoding protein kinase domain-containing protein, which translates to MRPTQGVSFGGRYELQSRIAIGGMGEVWEATDHVIGRTVAIKILKDEYMGDPGFLERFRAEARHAALVNHEGIASVFDYGEENGSAFLVMELVPGEALSTLLERDGALSADKTLDIVAQTASALQAAHAAGLVHRDIKPGNLLITPDGRVKITDFGIARIADQVPLTATGQVMGTVQYLSPEQASGHPASPATDTYSLGIVAYESLAGKRPFTGESQVAIAMAQINEQPPPLPPTVPIPVQNLVMAMIAKKPSDRPSSSATVARAAQALRRGDLNSAAIAVPAIATGGVAGDDATRILTASGDDGTTRILPTTAQLPADGAGTDAEGKKKKRSPWTWPLIALIVLIAIVLAGTVFALMNQGDPDPVESTTTSAPPSPTPKPTTPAPTPPPEPDRVDVASLNLVGLDCAAATTTLKDNGFSDISCVTGDAAPSDDQVGKVYKVEPLGNVAVDQTMTLTTYGDRAALPAPTDAPAITGDPVADGTVTISWGADFVCPSGSNLTRYTVQLTNGTPVSGGPNFPPTQRSAEVKVANAEGQQLIATYTATCASGDERVTPSSPPLSVTIQPASILPGDGGELPEG; encoded by the coding sequence ATGAGGCCGACGCAGGGTGTGTCGTTCGGTGGTCGATACGAGCTCCAGTCGCGTATTGCGATCGGTGGCATGGGCGAGGTCTGGGAAGCGACGGACCACGTCATCGGACGGACCGTCGCCATCAAGATCCTCAAGGACGAGTACATGGGGGATCCGGGATTCCTCGAGCGCTTCCGCGCCGAGGCCCGTCACGCCGCACTCGTCAACCATGAGGGCATCGCCAGCGTCTTCGACTACGGCGAGGAGAACGGCAGTGCCTTCCTCGTCATGGAACTCGTCCCCGGTGAAGCACTCTCCACGCTCCTCGAGCGGGATGGGGCGCTGAGCGCCGACAAGACGCTCGACATCGTCGCACAGACGGCATCGGCGCTGCAGGCCGCGCATGCCGCGGGTCTCGTGCACCGCGACATCAAGCCCGGAAACCTGCTGATCACTCCGGACGGCCGGGTCAAGATCACTGACTTCGGCATCGCACGCATCGCCGACCAGGTGCCGCTGACCGCAACGGGTCAGGTCATGGGCACCGTGCAGTACCTCTCGCCGGAACAGGCCTCGGGGCACCCGGCCTCGCCCGCGACCGACACGTACTCGCTCGGAATCGTGGCGTACGAGTCGCTGGCGGGCAAGCGCCCGTTCACGGGCGAATCGCAGGTGGCGATCGCGATGGCGCAGATCAACGAGCAGCCGCCGCCGCTGCCGCCGACCGTGCCGATCCCGGTGCAGAACCTCGTGATGGCGATGATCGCGAAGAAGCCGTCCGACCGGCCTTCTTCGTCAGCCACTGTCGCACGCGCTGCACAGGCGCTGCGCCGCGGCGACCTGAACTCCGCAGCGATCGCCGTACCGGCCATCGCCACCGGCGGTGTCGCTGGCGATGACGCCACCCGCATCCTCACCGCCAGCGGCGACGACGGCACGACACGCATCCTCCCGACCACTGCGCAGCTGCCCGCCGACGGTGCCGGCACAGACGCAGAGGGCAAGAAGAAGAAGCGCAGCCCATGGACCTGGCCGCTGATCGCGCTGATCGTGCTCATCGCTATCGTGCTCGCAGGAACGGTGTTCGCGCTGATGAACCAGGGCGATCCGGACCCCGTCGAGAGCACCACCACATCCGCGCCACCGTCTCCGACGCCCAAGCCCACCACGCCCGCGCCGACGCCCCCTCCAGAGCCCGATCGCGTGGACGTGGCGTCGCTCAACCTGGTGGGCCTCGACTGCGCCGCCGCGACGACGACGCTGAAGGACAACGGTTTCTCGGACATCAGCTGCGTCACGGGCGATGCCGCACCGTCCGATGACCAGGTCGGCAAGGTCTACAAGGTCGAGCCGCTCGGGAACGTGGCGGTCGATCAGACGATGACGCTGACCACCTACGGCGACCGTGCTGCGCTTCCTGCGCCGACGGATGCGCCCGCGATCACCGGTGATCCCGTCGCCGACGGGACCGTGACGATCTCGTGGGGCGCTGACTTCGTCTGCCCGAGCGGATCCAACCTCACCCGCTACACCGTGCAGCTCACCAACGGCACCCCCGTCTCCGGGGGGCCCAACTTCCCGCCGACGCAGCGCAGCGCCGAGGTCAAGGTGGCGAACGCGGAAGGCCAGCAGCTGATCGCGACGTACACGGCGACATGTGCCAGTGGCGACGAACGTGTCACCCCGTCGTCTCCGCCGCTGTCCGTGACGATCCAGCCGGCCTCGATCCTTCCCGGCGACGGGGGCGAACTCCCCGAAGGCTGA
- a CDS encoding peptidoglycan D,D-transpeptidase FtsI family protein — translation MTKELRRLTIVMLFMFLSLFAATSWIQVVAADELGQAERNTRSLLDSYGIQRGSIIADGVQIAHSVASEDEFQYQRVYADSPMWSSVTGFFNPALQSSTGIENALNADLSGTGASAFLAEIERIVSGQAQTGFSVELTLDAEAQRAAYEALGDLQGAVVAIEPSTGRILAMVSTPGYDANAIAVHSASQAEAAYDALDALKPNPLQNRAIAGNLNPPGSTFKIVVAAAAYATGEWTPESELPNPARYTLPGSSSQVSNATGGTCGSGATVTIADAIRLSCNIPMAELAVELGDAKILEMAEKFGFNQSFSTPLESTPSRYPRGLDDAQTALTGFGQGQVTATPLQMAMVSAGLANDGIVMNPRLVDAVIGNDLSVVRQYENSEFGRATEADVANAVSDAMTASVADGAATGARIDGIDVAGKTGTAENDGDEPYTLWFTGFAPADNPQVAVAVVVEDGGGMGQSGSGDTLAAPIAKKVIEAVLNG, via the coding sequence ATGACCAAAGAGCTCCGCAGGCTCACCATCGTGATGCTGTTCATGTTCCTGTCGCTGTTCGCTGCGACCAGCTGGATCCAGGTCGTCGCGGCCGACGAGCTCGGGCAGGCCGAGCGCAACACGCGCTCTCTGCTCGACAGCTACGGGATCCAACGAGGCTCGATCATCGCCGACGGCGTGCAGATCGCGCACTCCGTAGCCAGTGAAGACGAGTTCCAGTACCAGCGCGTGTACGCCGACTCACCGATGTGGTCGAGCGTCACCGGATTCTTCAACCCTGCACTGCAGTCGTCGACCGGCATCGAGAACGCGTTGAACGCCGATCTCTCCGGCACCGGTGCCAGTGCGTTCCTCGCGGAGATCGAGCGGATCGTCTCGGGCCAGGCGCAGACCGGGTTCAGTGTCGAACTGACCTTGGATGCCGAGGCCCAGCGGGCCGCATACGAGGCGCTCGGCGACCTGCAGGGCGCCGTGGTGGCGATCGAGCCGTCGACGGGACGGATCCTCGCAATGGTGTCGACTCCCGGGTACGACGCCAACGCGATCGCCGTCCACAGCGCCTCACAGGCTGAGGCCGCGTACGACGCGCTCGACGCGCTGAAACCGAACCCGTTGCAGAACCGCGCGATCGCGGGCAACCTGAACCCCCCTGGCTCGACGTTCAAGATCGTCGTCGCTGCGGCAGCCTATGCGACAGGCGAGTGGACGCCGGAGTCGGAGCTTCCGAACCCCGCCCGCTACACGCTTCCGGGTTCCTCCTCCCAGGTCTCGAACGCCACGGGTGGCACGTGCGGCTCCGGTGCGACCGTCACGATCGCGGACGCCATACGTCTCAGCTGCAACATCCCGATGGCCGAGCTCGCGGTAGAGCTCGGCGATGCGAAGATCCTCGAGATGGCGGAGAAGTTCGGATTCAATCAGAGCTTCTCCACACCGCTGGAGTCGACGCCTTCCCGCTACCCGCGCGGACTCGACGACGCGCAGACGGCACTCACCGGATTCGGTCAGGGTCAGGTGACCGCAACGCCGCTGCAGATGGCCATGGTCTCCGCAGGGCTCGCCAACGACGGCATCGTGATGAATCCTCGGCTCGTGGATGCCGTGATCGGAAACGACCTCTCGGTGGTCCGCCAGTACGAGAACAGCGAGTTCGGTCGCGCGACCGAGGCTGATGTCGCGAACGCGGTGAGCGACGCCATGACGGCGAGCGTCGCAGACGGCGCGGCGACGGGTGCAAGAATAGACGGCATCGACGTAGCCGGTAAGACGGGGACCGCCGAGAACGATGGCGACGAGCCGTACACGTTGTGGTTCACCGGTTTCGCACCGGCGGACAATCCACAGGTAGCTGTGGCGGTCGTCGTCGAAGACGGCGGCGGAATGGGACAGTCGGGATCCGGTGACACGCTCGCCGCCCCGATCGCGAAGAAGGTCATTGAGGCGGTGCTTAACGGATGA